Sequence from the Priestia megaterium genome:
GCTACGCCCATTACGTTATAGCCTTCAACTGCGCGCTCTGCACCAAGATAGCTCATCGCTACAAGAGAACCGCCTTCTGTCATAAGAGGTTTTACTGCTTTCGCTACCGCGATAAATGAATAAGCGCTTGTATCTTGAGCAAATGCATATCCACTTCTTGATGTATTAATGAACTCACCGTTTAAATCTTCTGAATGAGCAAACGCAACAGAGTGAATCAATCCGTGAATTGTACCTGCTTCTTCTCCGATTTTTTTGAAAGCTGCTTCAATGCTTTCGTCGCTGTTTACGTCACATTCAGCAATTAATGTCGCTTGAATTTCATTTTTTTCTAGCAGCTTGTTTAATTTTCCTAGTGAACGTTCTTTACGGTATGTAAAAATTAAGTTTGCTCCTACTTGATGAAGGGCTTTTGCAACACCCCAAGCAATACTTCTGTCGTTTGCAACTCCCATAATAACAATGTTCTTGTTCTTTAATTGTAATAAATCTTCCATATTATCCTCCAAAAAAAATTAGTCATCATCGATGACTAATAGGTAATTGTATAGTTTTATTATAGCACAAAGATGCTCTTAGTTCCTAAAGGTCTTATGAATTATCCATTTTTGGTCTATAAATGATCTCTTACTTGTCCGAATTCTGCAGCCATGCTTGTGTTGCTTCAGCAAATTTTTTAGCTGCAGGTGAGAGATGATAACGAGTAGCTAGACCAATTGAACGGTAGCTGTCCACTTGAAACGGAATCGCACGCAGCTCTTGCGGGATGGAATCTAAAAGCATTTCAGGTAAAATACTAATGCCTAAGTGATGCGTAATCATAGATAAAATAGCACTTTCATCCATTAATTCAAAGCGAATTTCAGGCTGAACGCCCTGTTCTTCAAACAGTTGCTTAATATCATGATATCCTCCGTACGTCGGCATAATAAACGGCTCTTTCTCTAAATCTTCAAAAGAAACGTTTTTTTGATGGTATAGAGCACTTTGATTTGATACGACGCACAGCAGCCGGTCTTTTTTCAAAGAAATAATGTGAAATTGATTTGAATGCGTGATGTTAATAAAGCCGCAGTCGATTTCTCCGCTTAGCAGCCACTGTTCAATTTCAAGATAATCGCCTTCTTTGAGCTGAATTTGAATTGCCGGATAGTTTTTTTCCATAAGCTGAATAATTTCAGGAAGCCACTTGGTCGATACGCTTTTAAAAATGCCGATTTTAATCGTTCCTTTTGCAAGACCTAACAGACTGGCTGCTTCTTGATGAACTTTTTCATTTTCTTGGAGCACCTTGCGAATAGCAAGAAGCATCGTTTCGCCTTCTGTTGTTAAGGTAATACCCGATCTGTTTCGATTTACAAGCGGGAAGCCAAATTCCGATTCAAGGTTTGTAATGGCATGACTGACCGCTGACTGCGTGAGCGCCAGCGCATCTGCCGCTTTTGTAAAGCTTTTCACTTCCGCTACTTTATTTAATATTTCATATTTTACTAAGCTCATTTTATCCCGCCTAACATGAATTTAATTCATGTTCATCATTATAAAGATTCATTTTATTAATATCAATTTCCTTTGTATACTGTGAGTACATCATAAACAATGGAGGGTTGAACGTGAGTTACCGCACACGAGCAAATATGATGATGGTTGGTGTGAATGTATTTTGGGGCATGTCGTACGTGTTTATGAAAATGGGGCTGAGTTCGCTCGGGTCATTTACTATTATTGCGCTTAGATGTTTGATTGCTTTTTTTATTGCCGGACTCTTTTTTTATAAGCCTTTACGACAAATCACGCGCAAAACAATTGGGTCATCAGCTATTTTAGGCTTTTTACTGTTTTCCGTTTTTTCATTTGTCACGTTTGGCGTCAGCATGACGTCTGCTTCAAATGCCGGATTTCTTGTCAGTTTAACGGTCATTTTTGTTCCATTGCTCAATTGCTTGTTAGTAAAGAAGCTTCCTTCTTGGCCGATTGGACTTGGCGTTATCACTACCCTAACCGGTATAGGTGTTTTAACTTTAAAGCACTCCTTTCATATGAATGCTGGTGATTTACTTTGCATTGGAACGGCGCTATGTTATGCCATTCATATCACGCTGACCGGCACGTTTACGAAAAACGAAAACCCAATTGCTCTCGGCATTTTACAGCTAGGGTTTGCTGGATTATTTGCACTGATTTGCAGCTTTTTATTTGAACACCCTAGCATCCCAACTACTTTATCATCATGGATTGCAATATTAGGTCTTGGCGTTCTTTGCAGCGCGATTGGATTCATTTGTCAAGCTATTGCGCAGCGCTATACAACTCCTACTCACACAGGACTTATTTTTGCAACAGAGCCTATTTTTGCTGCGCTGTTTGCCGTTCTCTTTTTGCATGAGCTGTTTACGCTTAAAGAACTGATTGGTTCTGTTATTGTGGTTGCCGGGATTTTAATTGCTCAATTAGACGATTTACTATTTAAAAAAAGAGTTCACTATCAAGAGACATTGCCAAAGTAAAAGCCGCTAGATAAGAATCTAGCGGCTTTTATTTCTAAATTAAACGTCCTTCTTCCTAACCATAACCGGTTAGGCTTATACCTTATATGTATAAAACTTTTTATCTACGTCCATCACCGGGAAATTCGCAGGCAGATTTTCTTTCTCTATAGCTTGAAATCCATTTTTCTCATAAAATCGATGTGCAGCCCTATATTGTAACGTCGTTCCTAAGTATATTCTTTCCACTTCTCTCTCTTTTGCCCACGCGATGGCTGTATGCAATAACCGGTGAGCTGTTTTGAAGGTCGCTCCTCTATAAGACTTTGCTACAAACATTTTCCGTAGCGCTACTTGGCGGCTGCCAATGTCTATTAAAGCTACGCTTCCTACTACTTTTTCGTTGCAAACAGCAACCCAGAAGTTTCCGTTTCCCTGTTGATAAAAGCTTTCGATTTCAAACAAATCAGGCTGATCTTTTTCCGTTATTGGAATTTGGTATTCTTGCTGCTGAATATGAAGAATTAAATCCACTACTTCTTGTTGATACTTGCTAGCATATGGCTGAATAATGATACTTTCACTCAAAACCTCTACCGCCTCTAATCAGTTTACTCCATCTTATTTTTGGCTGTTTTTAATACTGCACAGCCTATGTTAATTATAAAACCAATCACAACACCTGCAAGAATCGATATCACACCTACAGCGATAAAATCGCCTTTAGTCGGCTGAAATACATTCATAGAAAGCAAACCAAACATAAAAAGCATTGGAATAAGATAACTCAGCATCTTTTTCAACTTAGCACCTCATTTCCTTATCTCTATAAACCCTGTAACCATTTTATCGTATATTAATTTCCTATTTATTACAATCTTTATCTTGTTTCATATTTTTATCAAAGAAATGAAAAAAAGTGCCTGCCTCTCGTTCCTTACTAATTGAGAGACGGGCACTTTTTTATAAAACATGACTCGTTGCTTGTAAAAAGAACTGAGACTGTTCGTAGTTATACGTCACTTTTGAAAAGTCAAACGGCTGTCCGTTGGCTAAGTGAAAAAGTGTTTCAATAAATAATTTAGGATCGCCTTCTTTTAACCCCAAGTACTTTGCTTCTTCTTCGTTCAGCTTACCGACGTGAAGATATAGATCAGAAAACCCGATTTTTAGGCCAAGTCCTTCTTTAATGTAATGAAAAATAGACTGAGAAACAATTTCGTTATTTAAGTATGTAACGATGGATTTATTATAAAACGATTCTTCTAGACAAAGCGTCTGGCCGTTAATATAACGGACTCTCTTCACATAATACGCGTCGCTATCTTCTGCTATGTTTAAATTTAACGCGGCTTCTTGCGTCGGCTTTCGTACATCTAGCTCAATTACTTCCGACGTTAACTGAAAATCTTCAAGTTCACTTGTAAATCCTTGATTGGAAAGCAAGCCAATATATCCTTTTCGTTTATGGCGGCGGACAAAAATGCCGCTTCCTCTTACTTGAAAAACAACGCCTTTTTTC
This genomic interval carries:
- the fabI gene encoding enoyl-ACP reductase FabI, giving the protein MEDLLQLKNKNIVIMGVANDRSIAWGVAKALHQVGANLIFTYRKERSLGKLNKLLEKNEIQATLIAECDVNSDESIEAAFKKIGEEAGTIHGLIHSVAFAHSEDLNGEFINTSRSGYAFAQDTSAYSFIAVAKAVKPLMTEGGSLVAMSYLGAERAVEGYNVMGVAKAALESSVKYLALDLGKDNIRVNAISAGPIRTLAAKGISDFNQILHKVEEKAPLKRNVTQAEVGDMTVVLLSHLSRGVTGEIVHVDAGYNIVG
- a CDS encoding LysR family transcriptional regulator, with the translated sequence MSLVKYEILNKVAEVKSFTKAADALALTQSAVSHAITNLESEFGFPLVNRNRSGITLTTEGETMLLAIRKVLQENEKVHQEAASLLGLAKGTIKIGIFKSVSTKWLPEIIQLMEKNYPAIQIQLKEGDYLEIEQWLLSGEIDCGFINITHSNQFHIISLKKDRLLCVVSNQSALYHQKNVSFEDLEKEPFIMPTYGGYHDIKQLFEEQGVQPEIRFELMDESAILSMITHHLGISILPEMLLDSIPQELRAIPFQVDSYRSIGLATRYHLSPAAKKFAEATQAWLQNSDK
- a CDS encoding DMT family transporter → MSYRTRANMMMVGVNVFWGMSYVFMKMGLSSLGSFTIIALRCLIAFFIAGLFFYKPLRQITRKTIGSSAILGFLLFSVFSFVTFGVSMTSASNAGFLVSLTVIFVPLLNCLLVKKLPSWPIGLGVITTLTGIGVLTLKHSFHMNAGDLLCIGTALCYAIHITLTGTFTKNENPIALGILQLGFAGLFALICSFLFEHPSIPTTLSSWIAILGLGVLCSAIGFICQAIAQRYTTPTHTGLIFATEPIFAALFAVLFLHELFTLKELIGSVIVVAGILIAQLDDLLFKKRVHYQETLPK
- a CDS encoding GNAT family N-acetyltransferase; translated protein: MSESIIIQPYASKYQQEVVDLILHIQQQEYQIPITEKDQPDLFEIESFYQQGNGNFWVAVCNEKVVGSVALIDIGSRQVALRKMFVAKSYRGATFKTAHRLLHTAIAWAKEREVERIYLGTTLQYRAAHRFYEKNGFQAIEKENLPANFPVMDVDKKFYTYKV
- a CDS encoding GntR family transcriptional regulator, which codes for MIKYQQIAIEIETYIEEHKLQQGDKLPVLETLMAQFKASKSTVTKALDLLEKKGVVFQVRGSGIFVRRHKRKGYIGLLSNQGFTSELEDFQLTSEVIELDVRKPTQEAALNLNIAEDSDAYYVKRVRYINGQTLCLEESFYNKSIVTYLNNEIVSQSIFHYIKEGLGLKIGFSDLYLHVGKLNEEEAKYLGLKEGDPKLFIETLFHLANGQPFDFSKVTYNYEQSQFFLQATSHVL